The Bacteroidota bacterium DNA segment GGAACAATGTGTGGAAGAATAAGGCCTTTGGGGTTTTTGAGGAGAAGGGGTAATAGGATTGGGGATTCAGTTCGCCGCGGCGAATGGGGTCGCGATGCGGATGAATTGAGTGTCTGAATGCCCGTGGTTGTGTGTTCCCACCAACCACAACATTGATATATTATCCACCAAATCTCATCACCTTAGTCGCATTCATATATATTCTAATATCGGGAGCATTTAATATTTGATTGGTAGGTATGAGCAAATATCTGATTTTGATACAGGTAATCAAACTTCCAGTTTTCAATTTTGATATAGCAGTTTTCATTTCTTTCGTGAACACAGCACCTTTGGCATATAGCGTATCAAACTTTGTATTATTGTTGAGCACCATCGCAAATTCTACTACGCCACCCCTAAATATATCGTCGGCAGGGAAGGTGGCTGAGAGGTGGCCATAAGCCATTAGGTTCAGTTTCTCTGCAACACTGTCAGGTATTACATCGTTTATTTTTATTAAAGGTTTAGGGACAGGACGTACTATATATTTTTTGTTGAGCAACAATACATTTTCGCCTTTTGAGTTGGTACCGTATATGTGCATGTTTGCAAATATAGCATTGTTCAAACCTTCTATCACCCACTCACTATCATTACGTCCCGATAGATATCGGGTTGCTTTTGCACCTTCCATGCTTATATTACTTATTTTGCCGATAGAATTCGTAATAACAAATCTTTGCTTCATTCCTATATATAATACATTCACATTAGGAAGCACAGAAACTTCTTGCATGCTTGCTATTACTTTAATGATTCGAATAGAATCTTTTTGTGCAAAAAGGCAAATTGGAAAAAAGGCGAACGCCACCCATCCGCCACGGCGGAGTAGTGGCATCCAGCCTCTTACAAAACACCTGCATCTGTATGCTGACATATCTTTATAACGTATTAATTAATTTTTTATTGTATAAAATCATTAATTCAAATTCAAAAATTCTGCAATATCACCTTCAGTTTTCAAATCTTTTTCGCTCACCCGCATCGCAAAGGTAAGTTGATTGATTCCTTCTTTTTTCGGCTTTAATTTTTTTACCTCCGCGGGTTCTATCATGGCAATTTTCCCATCATTGGTTACCACCCAAAATGTAGTGGACGATTCTGGATTATAAGTTAAATTTGCTTTGTCACCTCCATTAGATATAGTATATAATGCATTACGTCCATGGTCGACCATATATAATGTAGTGAATGCTATCGTTTTTCCTTTATCGTCGGTAACACTTGCTAGAACTGTAGCTCCAGTGGGAAAAGAGCTAGGGCAATCGCCATTATACATTCCAAACTGACGGACTTGAAAAGCTCTATAACCTATACTTTGTATATAGGATGATTTGTTTTGTTTTTCCCAGGCTTCTGCTTGTTTCCTGCGAAATTCTTCCATGGCCTTTTCATACTTTGCAAAATCTTCTTTTTGTTTAGCTTCGTCTTCTATTAATTTTTTCTGATTGCGTTCTTGATTAAGGACTTTACCTGTATATCTACTTTCATATTTTGCATATAAAGTATTATAAGTTTCCATAGCAGCATCATAATCTTTTCCAGTAAATACGGGACTGCAATTGGTCAGTGAATATATGCTAGGGTCACCGCCCCTATTGGCTTTTACCAACGTAAAATCATAATATCCTTCGGTTATGCTTTTCATCATTTTCACATCTTCAAAATCATTCTTCTCAAAATTAGCAGGTAACTTATTATATTGTGCCAAAGGAATTTCGAACAATACATCTTTATATACTGCAATCTCTGGAAACTGCCCTGGGTCTACTTCTAGCTTAAAAGTATTTTTCATATCCTTTAGTTTGGCGGGCTTGGCAGGCTTGATTTCTGCAATTGGTTTATAAACAGGCTTTACAAAGGCTCCACTAGGAACAAGTATAGGTTTACTATCTTCTGCTTTAATAGCCTCTACGAAGGTAATTTCTGTATTTGTATCTACTGGTACTTTAATAATATCACTTTTGCTTGAAATTATTTCTTTTTTAGGTTTTTTAATTTCATCAATTGTCTCCTCAGTTTTCACCAACTCACTCTTCCCTAAATAAACCCAAGTTTTAGAAACAGTATCTAATACATATTTATTATATTTATTTTCGCCAAAAGCAGTACTCATTTTCACATTCAAACTTTTTCCTTCTGCAATCTTTATTGGAGCACCGCCTACAAAGCCTGTTAAATCAAACATCCCGGCAGATTCAAAAGTATATTTAGTTCCTGCACTATCATACGTCATGGGAATTCCTGATACAAAAAAATCTGTGGGTTTGCGAAACTCTCTATACTTTAAATCAATCATTCCTTTTACTATACTACCATCCATATTTGCAAAAGCATTGGCGGGAACTTCTATCATACTTCCACTGGGTAATATAATAGTTCCTCCTGTTGAGGCATTTATCTGCAAAGTAGTGTCGGGTAAGTTAACCCCAGTAATAGGAGGGTTTACAAAAGGTTGGGTTGATATTAAAGGAGCATCGGTTTTTAAATAACTGTAGGCCATAATGCCTACTACAGCTATAATACTTGCAGCCGCACTCCATAGCATCGGTTTATTATATACTTTTGGTTTGGGAGATGTGTTATAATTATTTAATAAACTCTCAAAATTTTTGCTTGATTCTATTTCTGCATCACCGATGGGTGCTCGGTTTTTATTATACTTGTTCATGATAATTCTTTTTTAATAGTTTTTGAAAATGTTACGTAATTTTTCCAATACACGGTACATTCGAGTTTTGCAGGTAGCCTCGGGAATGTCAATAATTTGGGCTATTTCGGC contains these protein-coding regions:
- a CDS encoding GldM family protein, which encodes MPLLRRGGWVAFAFFPICLFAQKDSIRIIKVIASMQEVSVLPNVNVLYIGMKQRFVITNSIGKISNISMEGAKATRYLSGRNDSEWVIEGLNNAIFANMHIYGTNSKGENVLLLNKKYIVRPVPKPLIKINDVIPDSVAEKLNLMAYGHLSATFPADDIFRGGVVEFAMVLNNNTKFDTLYAKGAVFTKEMKTAISKLKTGSLITCIKIRYLLIPTNQILNAPDIRIYMNATKVMRFGG